In uncultured Desulfovibrio sp., the genomic stretch GCGTTCTGAGCAGGGAAGATCCAAGGTAGTATTGCAAACCCCGCCGGCGCGAGTCGGCGGGGTTTTTTTTATTCCGCACCGCCGCCGACAAGCCTCACCATCGAAAAGGAGTCTTGCGGCGATGTTACGTCTTTCGGGAGCAGAACTCACCATCCGCCTGCTGGAAAACCAGGGTGTCACGCACATTGCCGGCATCCCGGGCGGTTTCAATCTTCCTCTCTACGATGCCCTCGGGCGCAGTGGAACCATCCGGCACATCCTTGCCCGTCATGAACAGGGCGCAGGCTTCATCGCTCAGGGCATGGCAAGAGTCACGGGCCGCCCCGGCGTTATCTTTGCCACTTCCGGCCCCGGCGCCACCAATACGCTCACGGCGCTCGCCGATGCGCGCATGGATTCCGTGCCTCTGGTCTGCATTACCGGGCAGGTGCCCCTGAACATGATCGGCACCGATGCCTTTCAGGAAGTGGACATCTACGGCATGTCCATTCCAGCCACCAAGCACAACTTCATTGTGCGCTCCATTGACGAACTGCTGCGCGTGATTCCCGAGGCCTTTGCCATTGCCGCTGGCGACCGCCCCGGCCCTGTATTGGTGGACATCCCGCGTGACGTGCAGGTGGCTGTTGCTGAATTGCAGGATCTGCCCGCCGCCGGAACCCCCGCTCCCTTGCCCCAGCCAGACCCGCAGGCCCTTGCCCGCGCGGCGGAAATGATGAACGCCGCAAAGCGCCCCCTGTTGTTGCTGGGCGGTGGCACGTCTTCACCAGAGGCTTCGGCGGCGGTGGTTTCCTTTATGGAGGCCCGTCGCATCCCTGCCGTCATGTCCCTGCGCGGGCTGGGCACGGTGCCGCACGGGCACGAACTGGCCGTGGGCATGCTTGGCATGCATGGAGCGCGCGCTTCCAACATGCTGGTGGACGAATGCGATCTGCTCATGGTTGTGGGCGCTCGTCTTGGCGACCGCGCGACGGGCAGGCTGGACGGTTTTTGCCCCAAGACGGGCCTTGTCCATATTGATATCGATGCCTGCGAGGTGGGCAAGCTGCGTATTCCGCAGGTGGGTATTACGGCGGATGCGGCAGAGGCTCTCACGGCCCTGCTGCCCCTGTTGCGCAAGACAGACCACGAGCCGTGGCTCGAGCGCGTGGCCGCATGCAAGGCGGAGCACGGCCTGCGTTTTGACCGCACGGATGAGGTCTGTTCGCCCTACGGCATCATCAGGCACGTGGCGGACGCCCTGCACGGCAAGGGCATTGTGAGCACAGACGTGGGCCAGCACCAGATGCGCGTGGCTCAGGCCTACCCCATGATGCAGCCCCGGCAGTGGCTCACATCCGGCGGGCTGGGAACAATGGGCTTTGGCCTGCCTGCCGCCATAGGCGCTGCGCTGGCAAAGCCGGAGGAAACCGTGGTCTGTTTTTCCGGTGATGGCAGCCTGCTCATGAATATTCAGGAAATGGCCACGGCTGTTGAAAATCAGGCCAACGTCAAGATTATCCTGTGCAACAACGATGGACTTGGGCTGGTGCAGCAACAGCAGGATCTGTTCTTTGGAGGGCGGCTGTTCGGCTCGGCTTTCACGGCAGGCACGGACTTTGTGCGTATTGCCCAAGGCTTTGGCATGCCGGCCATCTGTCTTAACAACGAGCGCGACCCCAGGGCCGTGCTGGAAAAGGCCCTGGGCACGCCCGGCCCATGCCTGCTTGAAGTGCGCATGAGCGCAGAAGAAAAAGTTTTTCCCATGGTGCCGCCAGGAGCGGCAAACAGTCAGATGATAGAGGGGGTTAACGCATGAACGGTTCCGTCACGAACGCGCTTACAACTTTGCACTTGAGCGTCAACAATCATCCTGGTGTGCTTTCGCACGTGTGCGGCCTCTTTGCTGGCCGTGCCTACAACCTTGAAGGCGTGCTTGTTACGCCGGAAGCAGACGGCGATACCTGCCGCATGTGGCTGGTGGTCAAGGACGACGGGCGCATGGAGCAGATAGTCAAGCAGGTGCGCAAGCTGCACGATGTGCTGGATGTGCAGGTGGGGCATGCGGAACCGACGGTCTTCAACCGTCTGGCTGGTTGCCTTGAATGCTGAATAAGAGCAGGGCGCGGTGCATACCAACATAACACCGCGCCCTGCGTAACAGGCTGTCCACGGGCTGTGCCCCTATCTGCCTGCGTTTGATGGACGCGCTGGCAGATCGGGGTGCAGCCATTTTTTATTCAGCCAGCAGGCTGGCCCCCGGCCCGCCGTCATAGGGCAAGCGTTCAAAGACCTTGCGGCGCGGGGTCAGGCTGATGTGGTAGTACTGGTTTTGCGGAATATAGATAAAGGGCACGTCTTCGTTGCGCTGTCGGAGAAAGAGCGAAAGCAGCACCCGGTTGATGGCCTGATGCCCCACAATGATCAGGGGCGCATCCCCAGCCAGAAAAAGCGCCCGCCGCAAACCCCGTTGTACCCGCTCGCGCAGCAGGGCGTAGCTCTCGCCATTGGGGTAAGTGTAGGTGTATTTGCTGGCGTTGCGGCCTTGGGTGACCTCGGGCATGCGCTCGCGGATTTCGCTGTAGAGCATGCCCTCGCAATCGCCCGCCCATATTTCGTCAAACTCCTTAAAGGCCATGGCATGCGCCTCGGGCCGTTCGGTCAGCAATGGGGTTGCCGTTTCGTGCGAGCGTATGCGCGTGGAGGTAAACACCCACTCAATTGGTTTGTTGCGCAGATGGGCGGCAAGGGCAAGCGCCTGGGCGCGGCCTGTGGCTGTGAGCGGCGGGTCGCCGCCGATGCGGCCCCGCAGGTTGAATTCCGTCTGTCCGTGGCGCGCCAGATACAGGCACTGGATCCACACGCTGACAACCATTTCGCGGATAGCGGGGTAGTAGGGTGAACTTTCGCAGGGGCGCTCGTCCAGAATACGGTTGGCTGTGGAATCAACGCGCAACCAGTATTTTTCGTCCTGCAATGACTCGTAAATGGTTTCATAGTAGCTGATGCGCTTCATAAAGCTGGCAAGGGCTTCTTCTTCAGTATACGAGGCGTATTCCGGCAGGGTGGTCTTGCGGCGTATGCAGGCATTGAGCAGCAGCTGGTCTTCGTTGACGCATTCCACAAAAAGCACCGGGTAGTCGGTGAGCGTGGTTTCTATGAGGTGCCTGCGCGCGCGGCTGACGTTGGTGGCGTCAAGAATGGCCACCTCGCCGTCCTTGGCCAGCCATTCGCGGGCAATCTCCATGTTGCGCATGCAGATCATTTCGCGCGCATCTCGTCCCAGTTTGTTGTTGGGATCGTAAAAATTGGGGTCGGTGGATTCCGCGCCAATGAGCGCGCGGCGCATGTCGCCGTTATTGAACAGCTTTGCGGCAATGCCTTCGGTCACAAGACCGTCGCGGATGCGCTTTGCCAGAGTGGATTTTCCCCTTGCGGGCAGACCGACCATGGCGACATAAAGTTTCTGCATACGACCTCCGTTGCCGCATGGTAGGAGAAAAGAGAAAAAAATAAAAGAACTCTGCTGGATGGGGCGGGTCGCTCCTTGCCTGCCCGCGATGGCGGTAGTATTATGCAATAAACATATTTACCTGCCGAGTTTTGCCATGAGCATCACGGCTTTTTTCAGAACGCTGTCTTCCCGGTCACACTGGGCCATCCACAGTGTCTGGCTGGTCGTGCTTGCTGGCCTCCTGTGCGCCAACGTGATGGATGGTTATTTCCAGCTTCAGGAAAATGAGTTGCGTCTGCTGCTCTCTGAAAGCAGCATTGCCGTCAATATTGTCAAAATGGAAGTGGGCGGCATCACCCATCTGCTGGACACTGTGGAAAGCGCCGCCATTTCCTCCTTGGACGGAGACCAGCTTGCCGACCGGATGCAAGATATGGTGCGGGATAATCCCTTTGTCGCCGCCATTGCTGTCGAACTCAACGGTGCGCCCTGGGCCTCCACTGGCGAAATTTCTTCTGCGTCCACAGCCGTTTTTTCCCGTTCCACCGCAAAGGACGGGCTTCCCTCCGTATCTGTAAGCATTACCCTGAAACCAGAATTCTGGGGATACAAACTGGCGTATGCGTTCAGTCGCGCAGATGCTAAGGTTGC encodes the following:
- the ilvB gene encoding biosynthetic-type acetolactate synthase large subunit, with the protein product MLRLSGAELTIRLLENQGVTHIAGIPGGFNLPLYDALGRSGTIRHILARHEQGAGFIAQGMARVTGRPGVIFATSGPGATNTLTALADARMDSVPLVCITGQVPLNMIGTDAFQEVDIYGMSIPATKHNFIVRSIDELLRVIPEAFAIAAGDRPGPVLVDIPRDVQVAVAELQDLPAAGTPAPLPQPDPQALARAAEMMNAAKRPLLLLGGGTSSPEASAAVVSFMEARRIPAVMSLRGLGTVPHGHELAVGMLGMHGARASNMLVDECDLLMVVGARLGDRATGRLDGFCPKTGLVHIDIDACEVGKLRIPQVGITADAAEALTALLPLLRKTDHEPWLERVAACKAEHGLRFDRTDEVCSPYGIIRHVADALHGKGIVSTDVGQHQMRVAQAYPMMQPRQWLTSGGLGTMGFGLPAAIGAALAKPEETVVCFSGDGSLLMNIQEMATAVENQANVKIILCNNDGLGLVQQQQDLFFGGRLFGSAFTAGTDFVRIAQGFGMPAICLNNERDPRAVLEKALGTPGPCLLEVRMSAEEKVFPMVPPGAANSQMIEGVNA
- a CDS encoding 6-phosphofructo-2-kinase/fructose-2,6-bisphosphatase, which produces MQKLYVAMVGLPARGKSTLAKRIRDGLVTEGIAAKLFNNGDMRRALIGAESTDPNFYDPNNKLGRDAREMICMRNMEIAREWLAKDGEVAILDATNVSRARRHLIETTLTDYPVLFVECVNEDQLLLNACIRRKTTLPEYASYTEEEALASFMKRISYYETIYESLQDEKYWLRVDSTANRILDERPCESSPYYPAIREMVVSVWIQCLYLARHGQTEFNLRGRIGGDPPLTATGRAQALALAAHLRNKPIEWVFTSTRIRSHETATPLLTERPEAHAMAFKEFDEIWAGDCEGMLYSEIRERMPEVTQGRNASKYTYTYPNGESYALLRERVQRGLRRALFLAGDAPLIIVGHQAINRVLLSLFLRQRNEDVPFIYIPQNQYYHISLTPRRKVFERLPYDGGPGASLLAE
- the ilvN gene encoding acetolactate synthase small subunit, with the protein product MNGSVTNALTTLHLSVNNHPGVLSHVCGLFAGRAYNLEGVLVTPEADGDTCRMWLVVKDDGRMEQIVKQVRKLHDVLDVQVGHAEPTVFNRLAGCLEC